Genomic segment of Drosophila takahashii strain IR98-3 E-12201 chromosome X, DtakHiC1v2, whole genome shotgun sequence:
TAACATTGCAGGCATCGGAGAAATTAGCAGTGCGCCAGACACAACTTGCGAAACTTGAATAAACTTCGCCAGCTTAACCCCGAACTCGCATCCAAGTCATTCGGaaattggagcattttgggggCAAAGAACGAAAGAATTTATGAATCGGTTGTACACTGCGAAAACTAGAGAACGAAAAAATCAAGAGAAAATGTCGCtgattattgtattttttctttaaactttttacagattttgtaaaaatgtttggtttatcaatacctatgcaatgttaaagaaatttctaaaatcggtagtcttattaaaaagttataagcaaaataaagaattttttggTAGATGGCGCCACTTGAAGCAACTGCTTGCTTTGCCGCTTGCATATTTCCATCTCTCTTACACTTATTTAGTTGAGTATCGTGTATCAAGAGCAATTCTTCTTGATTTtggaaataatgaaataatgaATTTAGAAATACACTGAAACTACCAATCAGTTCCTTCAATTCCTTTTCTATTTTATAACTATTAATTTGACATTCTTTAAGAAATGCTTATTTGTACAAAATACTGAAGTCATGGCTGGACTTTAAAACAGCTTACACATTTTGTTGTCGGGTCATGACTGAAAGGGCAACCAAAAACCAAGCACAACTTATTGCTTTTCAAACTATTTCTCCACGTCTTGCAAATGTATGTTTAAGCTTAACTTGGCTCAGAATGCTATTCGTTCACACTTAAGTAAATGCTATTTCACATAATCAATACGGTTCCTTTATGCTGAAAATAAGCCATATTGTAAGGAAGGAAACaacgaaatttatatttaaacaaccAATTGTAAATCagtaaaatagtaaaataggAGAAATCATAATAGTATTTATTCCGGAGCTTTCTTCATTTCAGTTTGTTAACTGGTGTAAACTTCAAACATTCGAATGCAACTAGCGTAATTAGAATTGTGGCCTATGAATATTACAAGGCAAAGTTTTCtcccaaaaaagaaaagaaaaagaacagAATTCCACCTTCCTGGCATTTGGCAGTTGGTTATCGCAGTAGTTTACCCCGAAATAATCCGTTACTGCTGGGTTGGCCAAAAGAAAACCGTTTGAACGTCGGCAGTTAAGAGTCagttggaaaatggaaaatggaagcTGCAACACCCAAGGGGTGGGGAAATTTAAGGAGAgtgtaaattgaaattttatttatttatttggaaattttgattttgattttgattttcatcTTTGGTTTATTTATTGGCATATGTTTGCATTCATTCAGGGGCCAGCTGCACTGATTGCTTTCgttttgatttcaatttgcggatttagtttttgatttttaataaccAGCATTCGAATTCGAACTCGACCCGTCCACTAATCGCAGCATCCATCCAAATTGATTTACTCCTCTGTCTATGTTTTCTTGTCAATCCAATTTTATAATGGTTGAACTGTTTTGGCAAAGTTTATCgctacaaaaatatatgttacatatcttatttttaaataacatttgcGTTTCACAAAAACggatttaatttaagtaaCTATAGATGTATTTAGATAATCTGATAATCTGAGATAAACGAATCATATTATTATAAtggatttttctttaaataatttattttattattatacctGGAACTTTAACTATCTTAAATCATATTAAAAATCTCGGCTACAAATATCTTCTTAGAAAACATATAGATAGCAGCAGCTTTAAAAACTCCTAAAATAGTAAGAGTAAATCTTTCTGTCTGGGCCTctgtgtaaattaaataaaatggctaataaaattgATTGATTAGCTGCAAATGGCAGACGATGTCGTCATCGGTGGGCAAGGACTCCAAAGGATCAAGAGAGGAGGAGAAGGACGAGAAGGTCCTGTTGGCCGCATATTCCACATGCTTATTTAAAGGCATTGATGCCCGGCTTGATTCCCGTTTCAAGTGGATGCTAAGCCATATCGCAGACTCACATGCTGAGCTCGTCGGTTCCTTCTGCCACATTTGCGATTCCTTTTGCCATTGTCCTgattccacacacacacacacggtaACACACACACGTGAATAGCTGAGCTCACTTACGATGGAGTCCTAGTCCTGGCAGGACTCCTCCTGCCGGCTGCTTACACAATTGTCTGTACATTATTTGAGTTTGTGCTGGCATTTGTTATTTTGCTTTATCCTTTTAGATGAAGGCAACGCAAAGTAATGCGATTGCATGGGACGGGAATAGATTCAGACAAAGCGAGCGAGACGGAGACGGAGATAGCGaaagagatagagatagagagagGAACAGAGACAGAGTCGCGAATCCTTTTCCAACTGACAACTGCACTCTGCCACCTTCCTGCACTTGCCGAAAAGGTAGCCAGGAATCtggtaaaaaatgtatgtatttatcGCCAGCAAGTGGCAAACAAATCCCCGCCATTCCTGTGCGATTTTTACAATAGGCAAAGCTCTGAAAAGTCATCTAGTTGAGACAGTCAAAGATCTTCCCTCCTTTTTCCAACCGAAAaagtcgatttttttatttccaaatGCAATGGTAACCATAACCAAACTAAAGAAGTTCCCTTGAAAAGCAAACAGGATTTGTTACGTGACAATCAAATGCCACTTTggaatattttacttattcttaaatgttaaatggatgcattttcaaaatatatttgttaatcatatttatattcaaCTAAAAGCAGGGCTTACCAAAAAAGCAAATTTAACACTTATAGTAGAATTTATCaatctattatttatttttatatttttttaaattatttctttagatttatttatttatttttatattatttttttttatttttcttattgttgATGAGGTAATTATAAATTGTCTATTAAATTGTagcttttgctgctgttgccccAAGCTacgttttaaatttacatttacacttttacattTTGCTTACGTTTAGATTTTATTTGAGATGGGATATTTTTATTGTCTTTATTGAATTATTAGCAATCTAAAATAGTATACAATAACATTATACAACCTTTTTACCCTATAATGCGATTTAATTTAGGTTTATTGTTGGGCCAACAACTTCTTTCAATAAttatttgataatattttatttaccccTTTTAATTGGTAGGTGCGCACAAGGCCttttcataattaatttgAGCATTGCATTTCTCTCTCTCATCTCAATGAGTCTTAGTTAAAAGAAGCTTGCCAAAATTGCAAGCAAATGCATCTGTGAATTACATTAGGCATCTGAgaagcagaaacagaaacaccaTCTTTGCCAGCGCCTTTTGCTTGACCTGCTTTGTTGGTTTTCAATTATAATGTCACGCATTTATGCCTGCgcttatttattattgtgcTGATGCTGCCCCCGCTTGGCTCCTTTGCCCCTCGAGTCCCGGAGTCCCGGAGTCCTGGAGTCCTGTATTCCGTATTCCGAAGCCAAGGCTCAAATCCTCAGATgtcttgctgctgctgcctgccAGCTCCTTTTTGCCATCCTCGGTGTCCAATTAAAAGCCGATGCTGCTGCAAGGATTTGGACACGGGTCGTTTCGGGGAGGTTCAGTGGGGTTCAGGGGGGTTCCGAGGGGTTCAGAGGGGCTCCGAGGGGTTAAGAGGGGTTAACTCCCCTAACATCAGGTGCTGTGCTCTGCTGGCCATTCGGGTTCGGAGTTTGGACTGCTTGCATATTTGATTTGTgcatttaaacatttcaaaCAAGCTGTGTCAACCCCACCACCCATCACCATCACCCGTTTCCAAGTGGCAGTGGCAAGTGCAAGCGACATTGCCTCATTGGAAATTCTCTTTAGagtaatttcagttattatatTGCTTTGGCTTTGTTCATCCTTGCTCTTCCTCTtgatgccgctgctgctgctgctgatgctgcagcAACTTAACTCCTACCTgggcattatttattataaatgatTAACAAGCAGCTTGGCCGCCAGTGGAGCTGGCTCAAATCGAGGCATCGAACGTTTGCATCCACAAGCTGCATCCACTAGCCGCATCTCTATCTGCATCTGCTTAGATCCTGAGGCTGGGCTTCCATCTCGGCTGTCACATCTGGCATTTGTCCTGCCGCTTGTCCTGTCACCTCGTCTCTCCCCCTCCTCCTGCAGCCTCTTTCCAGATGTCTTCTAATCCGGGCCATAAATGTTGCATGTGTCGAAGGCTTTGAGCGGACAAGGCCGGAAAGGCTGAGCCTGCCACAGGCCGACCAGCAGAGAAGCGAAATTTAATGCCACCTGCGGCATGTCCACAGTGAAGCCTCGGTCGGGGGATAATGgccacagatacagatgcacTGAAATAAATAGTTCAACATAAGTGAATTTTatcgtaatttatttaaaactgatTGTGGTGACATACCGGAAAATCAGTTCCAATCATATATGATGTAGCTTTACTAGTTTGGACTCTTGATAGATTCTTAAACGTTTAAATTATagttgtaaatatataaatagctATATAGACAACtggaaaagtcaaaaaaagctTAAGGTTTGAAACTGAATTTAACTAGctaacaaaactttttttttatcctatCCAAATAAAGCCTTTAGGTAAAATCAAGTTAATTCAATCCACCatttacttttttcaaattaatctTTAGTAATAATCTAACATTTATCAGTTTATTAATAGCAAGATAAATAGGTCGATTTCTCATTATTAAATTACGCTCTCAACTCTACAATCCCATATTTTTCCAAGGCTTAaatcctactttaaatttaacttgtgGTCTAGAAAACGTCCCCAAAGAtttgtattataatattattcagCTGTACATTTATGATAACTTAAATTGACATTGTGGACGATTTTTGGCGAGGATCTATCACGTTTAATGCGCAGTCAAAGGAATGATTGGTTCGCCTCAATCcggttttatataaattaacgAAGcttatgttttaatattttggtggTGCATTTCACAGcctatatactatatactatACATACATGAGCAGGCTTATATATATTGCAAAGTCCAAGAGCATTGTATTTCTATTTAGTTCGAGTAAGTCATAACTTTTAAGTGTCGCATTGCTTCACTCTCGGCCTTTGGACATTGAAACTGCAAACTCGAACTCTATTCCCTTCCCTGTTCCACCCACTCGATATATATCTCTCCTCTTCTCTCTCTTGCAGCTATTGgcatgccacgcccccgcaaGGCGTAGCAAAAAGGGGCTGGAACAGGaacaggaggagcaggagctggaACCGGAAGAAGAAgcgtaaataaatatgataaagCTTAAGAATATATAATAAAGGGGAGAAGACAGCGGCCGAAGAGGAAGGAaagtttaaatgaaataacgcaatagaaaaacataaataactaaGGAAAGAgcccaagaagaagaagaagaagaggccAGCGAAGAGGAGCCccaaaaagtaggcaacaaaaAATCAGTGAAGCTGGCAGGCGATAGAAAAAGGTGAGGCATCATTTCCACCATTTCGCCCCCATCCTTTCCATCCAAAGGAGCTCCTCGCCAGGATAAGAAGGAGCATCAAAGGCAGAAGGAGATTCACCAAGGACCCGGACTTCGACCCGGAGAAAGAGCAGCCGGACAAGAGAGAATAGAGCTCAATTACGCCGCCAAACTGTCGTGTCAGCAACAACGTGAAATGTGCAATTCCTGGCTGGTGCTCATAATTGCGCTCTCCGTTGTCGTCTGCCTGTGGAACTCGCAACAAACCGAAACATCCAAATCATGCCCAGCCGAGTGCATCTGCTTGTCCCAGACTCAAGTAAGCTTAACAATCTACTTGTACTTGTACTGGGGCCATGGCACCAAGTCCCGGGAATTACGGGGACTTGTCGGGGTTTTGGAGAAGGGTGGTACAGTGGGCCTCGATTACGTACCtatctatattttttagaaactaTTCCATTTCTAGGCCTTAGATATCAACAAGAAATCCATTTGCCTgaaaaatcagcaaatagccttttatttgtataaattaCGTCGATCGGTAGCTGAAATTTCTTGAACatatctattatatttttacttatatCATATATCCCACTCTTTAAAGTCCGTCCGTTTTCATAAGAACCAATCTCTTAGATTTAAAGCTACTACTTAGCTTACcttagtaattaaaaatatttaattgaataaataaatggtaCCTAATTAAAACGTTTAAGTACCTACAACCATGTAATTTTGTATCATTATCCATAACGTAGTCAATttgaaaaacaattcacaTTTCCATTAGCTTAACATATTGTTAGCACTATCAAATTTCACCATGTTTTATGTTGTTAGTTGCAAGTTTTTTACTTTGAATATGGCCAATAAGCAAGTGTTATTTCAGTATTgcagagaaaatattttccggtAGTCGGTATAAAAAGCATTCGCTTGCACGAagcaaaaagaatttaattacatttttcgcAGAGCTGTGCAAAAAATAGGTAGggaaatttccattttatcgTAGTTTTATTTTCAGTGCGGGTAGGAAATTCTAGGATCTGACCATACTATCCAATAgcgataaaaaaaagtatggtGACAATTTCGTTGCATTTGAGCTATTGCTCTCTCTCGCATTATTTCGATCTATCCAAAAagaagtagtatataagtagTCGCTTGAATGTGGCGCCACCTATCGGAAAATgcattatttgctcaaaacttttaaatggaTGCATCCATCCGGATGgtccaatttaaaattttctttaccatttCGATAGGAAATAATGAACACCATAAATAGCATTTACGcttttacaaaatctgtaaTAATTTGGCGCCAGATGAGGTCTTTCTACTCCGAGGGTAACGGGTACAAATGCTTCGGTTAACAAAAGTTAAGTTCCTTTCTTGCCTTATTTTGTAAGGCAGTGTAGTAAGGCTAATTAAAGGGTGGTATATTACGTTTTTGGCTAGCGAAAAACCGAAGCACTTAATATTTAAGCGAGCTTAAACACAAGTGCAGCCTTAGTTTTGAGATTTACCATTTGAAGTTGGACGAAAGATGGTCAGGCACTCGGCTCCACAGTGCGGTCGAGTTGTATGCAGAATCATCATCAGGAGCTCGAGAAGTGGTCAAGGAGCAAGAAGGAGCAGGGAGCAGGGAGCAAAGGGGGAGTAACAGATGCAGGAGATGCTGGAGAGGATCTCTGGGGAACTGGTGGTCAGGCAGTGGCCACAGCTGCTCGTCGGCCTCTTCGGCACAGTGATGAGCAAAGAAAATTAATCGAAAATGCAGGGAAATGgttattttccttttgtttcTGCGTCTGTTCTTCTCTTTAGTTCTGTTCTGTCTGAGCTCCTTGCTCCTTGCTCCTGGCTCCTTTCTCCCCCCacatttttgtgtgtggcCGTATTCAATGGTGTCCCGCGAGAGTTTTGGAGCACGCTTAATGCGCATCCTTATTACCAGAGGGAACTTGGCATCGTCATTTCTACCAAATTGAGAACTTAAGTGATTTCATTATTCCGGATTATAGACAATGCAATGATTTACTCAGCTCTCGTCCTCCACTTATTCGCCGTTCTCCATCCGCCGTATTCTCCACTTGAAGAGCTCTGGCCGcatcttctttatttttcggtTGCTCCATTTTTGGACCGGGTGCCTGTATCCTTTTCGCGCTACGGTTAACTGTATTGAAGAGGCGAAATTAGTTCGGGCcccgaaaaaaaaaggtaacaaAAGTGAAGCACACTTTTTGGGGTCAGGCTACCcacccatccccatccccatccttATTCTTTTCCACCGACAGTGCCAGTTAAAGTTCAGCGAACAAGGGACTTTTTAACCGTGTCGCTTGAATTCGCAACTCTGAATGCATAGAAACGAAATTTCATTAAacggaacagaacagaaccgaAACAGAACAGAACGTAACGGAACTGAGGCAAAAATAACAATTCTGGGGGACGGGGTTACTACAGGATTTCTTTCGGGCGGGAAAGGAAAGGGAAAGGACCTACCTCTGCCAAAGAAGTGGAGAGCCAAGGaaggaaaacttttaattcgttCATTTAAAAAGGTGAAGCGTATGAAAATTGTGCAAATGTTACGCAAGAAGTGCAGCCAAGGTTCGgtgggggtggtgggtggatgTTCAAGGGGCGGGGGAGGCATGgcaggaagaagaagaaatgaAACTGGACTGTGGGCGGGGGGTCAAGAGGAACGTGACAGGCGATGGACAGTTATGCACAGCTACTGGGCGACCGGAAGGGAAACCTGTAGCCTCAAAAACATACACTCGGAAATTGATTTTACTCagagtattttaaaaatttatttgtaacgcaGAAAGCcgaaatacttttatttttaatattttaaattagctaTATTACAAAgctataataaattttaacataTTAGCTTCGGAATCGATTGCCGAAAgttgcatatttttaataattgaatATGAAATCCATTTTAATCCAGAGtctaaattaaatcaaagcagaatttaaatcaaaatcaacCTAAAGCTGGCATAGATGCAATCTAGctaattaagcaataatatatataaccatgaaaactttaaatagtttaatttaatttttaaagctattttcCCATAGTTTTTTTCCCaatttaaaccaaaattaGACTATGAATTTTTCTCAAAGTGCAAACGAAGAAAATTCTTGGCAGGAAAGCGCACACATCagcacataaaatatataaaaaatcaaggCACAAAGCAGAATGACCAAAGGCGAAGGCAAAGGCGAAGGATGTGCGAAAAACAATGCTAGACGAGGGTCTCTAGTCAAGTAACCACGGACTCGCTCCGCCGCCAAAAACAAGAAttcgatttaattttattttcagcaATAAAGccacaaattcaattttcgcGCCACGCATCAAACAAAGTCCCGCTCCatggtccttcgtccttcgtccttggtCCTTCGACTCTCCCTTTGCCTCCATGGCATCTCAAGGCCCATCCGATGTGGCGTCGTCTGATCTGATTGCCCAACGGCTGTCAGTTGCCATGGCGGCTACGGCGGAGGTATCAATGGCGCCCACGGGAAAAGCGGGCGGGGAAATGTTATAAAGCAAGAAAACACAAACTGATTAAGAGCGAAAACCTTTGATGAGTCGATGAGTCCGCCGACAAAGCCAACAACCCACCAACCTGCGGGGGGCGGAGGGCGGGGCCTTCAACTCCTGGCGGTTGAATAGGTGTAACATCAAAAGGTGACCCACACAATGTAGCTGGGGCATTTTTGCCTGGCCAACGAGTAATCTAATCAAAGGAGACACCTTTTAACGAGTTGGCCAACCATTGTCGATCACATCGAACATTTCTGATTTCAACTTTTGGGACTAGAAATTATTTGCGAAATCCAATGTCCTTACTTACTTGCCTTAGGTTTAGACGGAATTTGATTTTCATAAgtggtaattttaattttaacgattttttaagcttttccTACCCCATATTCCTTGAAACTTTCTGtcgcatacatttttaaagattgtgTTTCAGTGTGAATTCAAATAACTGCATACCGAAAATCGTATCATTCAAAGGTATTAATTTAGAGCGAttattgggcttcctacgtagcgcaagtttgtttgtttctgtcGTCCACATCTTTACagatttcgaaaaagtgtaaatgcaacttttttgttgtctttaatacctatcgaagtgtagaagaaatttttcaaatcggaacgttaattaaaaagttatgaacaaatcaaatagtgaaattcaagcagtgcaagcagtcgctttgcTGAATGCTTATCTCCATCGCTCTCGCACCTTCTTATCGCCTTCTCTCTTCTTAAAATTAGAGACTAACAATTTTTTGAGTGACTATGAAGCTAATGCCAAAAAATCTGACGATCTAGacccattaaattaagaaccCTCTTTTTTAATTCGTCCACAGGTGCTGTGTAACACGGGCGGCCTCGAGCAGATCCCACTGCGGCAGCTGCCGGCGACGGTGGAGAACCTGGCGCTGACCAAGAACAACTTCCCGATCATCAAGCCGGACTCGTTCGCCGGCCTGCGGGCGCTGAAGAAGCTCTCGCTGGACGGTAACAACATCACGCGGATCAAGCAGTTCGCCTTCCGCGGCCTGCCGCGCCTCAAGGAGCTCTCCATCCAGTACACGCCGCTGCAAATGGTCGCCCAGTTCGCGTTCGCGGGCCTGCAGAATCTCTCCACCATCCTGCTGAGCCACAACCAGATCCAAAGGATTGAGGGCAACGCCTTCGCGGGCACCTCGAACATCAAGCTCATCCTGTTGACCAACAATCCGCTCATTCGCATCGACAGCTCGGCCTTCGCCAGCCTGACGAACGTGGGCCATTTGATATTGCCCTCGGGCATCCGGAGCATCGAGCAGGACGCCTTCGCCGGCATGGACACGGTGGGCCTGCTGAAGCTGGCCTACATGGACCTCAAGGAGGTGGCTCCGTTCACCTTTCGCGGCCTCTCCAATGTCCTGCTGCTCACCCTGCAGGAATCGGATCTCGGTGTGATCTGTGCCGACGCCTTCACCGGCCTCTCGCAGGTGGAAACGCTGCAGATACTGAACAACAAAATCGACTCGATCGAGGAGCTGAACTTCACCAGCACGGCGGCCATCAAGCACTTGAAGTTCTTCGGCAATCATGTCCTGGAGACGCCCGATCCGAATGCTATCATCGTCGACGGGGTGGAGCATCTGCAGCTGGTGAGCAACCACTTTCCCTGCGGCTGCCACATCCACACCCTGCTCGATGGTCCGCTGGCCGAGGGCGCCCACAATCTGAGCGACTTCCTGCAGAAGAACTACTGCATATCGCCGCTGGAGGTCAACGGGCGGGTGATGAGCGAGCTGGACATCGACTCCATTggccgctgctccgatcagCTGACCAAGGGCAATCTGGGCAGCTCGGCGGCCTCGCTGGCCCTCGGCATCAACTCGATGCTGCTCATCGCGGTGGCCAGCTGTGCGGAGTGGCGCCACGTCCGCCTGCTGGCCAACCGGCTGGCCCAGCTACTGGGTCACGTGGCTTGGCGGAGGCGGCGGAAACGGCGGAAGGGCAACTAGGCGGAGGTCTCCTGCAACGATTACCAGaggtaaattgtaaattaagttaaatcttaatttaaattaacttattATTGCATTATTTAACACATCTTTATCGACCTGAAACCAGAATACTTCTGCTCaatggtccttcgagccggataTGGTTAACCAGTAGTTGTCGCTTTATTTAAAAGTAGTCGCAAAGCATTAAGAGCAGTGTTAAACTAAATTTGACTTCAGTGGAAAAACAatgccaaaatgaaaattattatctgcaaatataataaaattaaattgcatttgcctgatttaattttaatattctttgctttggtttttatctaatgaggttttttttaacatgAATATGaaagtattacatttttaaattgatttatttacttaaaatatttaaagtacatAGATAGGCATAACATCATAtctaacattttatttgactaAGGTATTATAAAATGCAATCTAAcagtttaattagtttttgcattaaaaattacattactatatttaattcaaatatgtTGATTAAATATACAGATgtacaaatacatttttccaaCGTTGTTTCAGCGtagaaaatatcaatttgatataatCCTTAATTGTTcttcaacttaaaaatatttgtatgagCCGGTTAAGTTCAACCAACAGATTTAAGTGTATTCTGAATAAGCCAGTaatgtaaaattatattagacCAGTAAGTAGGAAGTGAGTAAGTGAAGCAACACCTGTTTAGTTCTTCCGCTTTAGTCCCCGAATCCCAGAGAGCCACAAAATTCGGACAGCCCATTTTCCATTCCCCCTTTTAACTGGCCGGCAAATGGAAAAGCGGTTTCAATGGCCCCTCATCTTTAAATGCAATCGCAAACATGGCCAGCAGAGTGTTTAGTCATCGTCATAAGTATGCCACGCAGCCCCAATCCAATCGAAATCCGCTGGCACCCCCCGAAACCAATTGAAAACGGCTTGAAAGGCACAGAACTCGGGGAACTCGGGGAGCCCAGTAACCAGAACTCAGAACGCAGAACTCGGAACGCAGAACACAGAACCTTGCTGCAGTGCAGCCAACATCAGTTCTCGGATACAGTTTCATTGTGGAGCGCTTTAAGAGTTTGCTGCAGGGTGGCTGGTCCGGGTTAGCATACAAAACGAGAACGGAAATTACAAATTCTATTCACTCGCCCGACTGTGGCACTCTAATTCGTAGCTGTGTGGCAGGGTGCCCCAAAGTCGTAGCCCCCGGGTTGTAGCCACCACCCAATCGCCTAACCCATTTAGCCTTGCAGCCAAGAGCAGACGGAGCAACTttgatggagatggagatggagacggAGAGGCTATTCCTCAGCCGCTTATCGCAAAGGATTTAGATTTATCTAACTTGATTATGAGGCCTGGTCCAGAGTCCTGGTCCTCGAAAGGGGAGAGGCCTAAAACAAATGCCCAGAGAAATCATTGaaggaaattaaaactttgtttacttttaagtCCTTCCCCGATGCCGAATCAGAAACAGAATCAAAAGCGGGGCTAAAGAGTTCAACAAGGAAGAGGAATAAAAGGGAAGGATAGGCAAAGGAAAGGACATTTTTTGTGTGCACTTGAGAGTGAGCCAAGTCCGTTCTGTTTGCATTTGCATGGCCCTCCTTGCTGGCCACATTAGATGGCCTATTCACTTAATCAGTTTTCTTTttacttcctttttttttgtttttttt
This window contains:
- the LOC108057298 gene encoding chondroadherin, which produces MCNSWLVLIIALSVVVCLWNSQQTETSKSCPAECICLSQTQVLCNTGGLEQIPLRQLPATVENLALTKNNFPIIKPDSFAGLRALKKLSLDGNNITRIKQFAFRGLPRLKELSIQYTPLQMVAQFAFAGLQNLSTILLSHNQIQRIEGNAFAGTSNIKLILLTNNPLIRIDSSAFASLTNVGHLILPSGIRSIEQDAFAGMDTVGLLKLAYMDLKEVAPFTFRGLSNVLLLTLQESDLGVICADAFTGLSQVETLQILNNKIDSIEELNFTSTAAIKHLKFFGNHVLETPDPNAIIVDGVEHLQLVSNHFPCGCHIHTLLDGPLAEGAHNLSDFLQKNYCISPLEVNGRVMSELDIDSIGRCSDQLTKGNLGSSAASLALGINSMLLIAVASCAEWRHVRLLANRLAQLLGHVAWRRRRKRRKGN